In Pseudovibrio brasiliensis, the following are encoded in one genomic region:
- the hisD gene encoding histidinol dehydrogenase encodes MAIKLSSKSEGFEEEIRALLGSKRETSEDVDHIVRDILHDVETRGDAAVLEYTNKFDRMSAKSMDELKVTEAEIEAAVAQIPAETLEALQLAHDRIRSHHQKQLPESYTYKDAIGVELGAIWTAVEAVGVYVPGGLASYPSSVLMNVVPAKVAGVERIVMVVPSPDNVLNPLVLAAAKMSGVSEIYRIGGAQAVGALAYGTETIAPVSKIVGPGNAFVSAAKRRVFGTVGIDMIAGPSEILVVADKDNNPDWVAVDLLSQAEHDPVAQSILITDSEELAQAVEEAVERQLTTLPRADVARQSWNDFGAIITVDNLEDAMVLSNRFAPEHLELCVDDPDALLPKMRNAGAVFVGRYTPEAIGDYVGGSNHVLPTARSARFSSGLSTLEFVKRTSLLRCNPENLAQIGPAAVTLAEVEGLQAHGRSVSIRLNH; translated from the coding sequence GTGGCGATAAAGCTCTCCTCAAAGTCTGAAGGTTTCGAAGAAGAAATTCGTGCCCTGCTTGGAAGCAAGCGGGAAACTTCAGAGGATGTGGATCATATCGTGCGCGACATCCTACATGATGTCGAAACGCGCGGTGATGCGGCCGTGCTCGAGTACACCAACAAGTTTGACCGTATGTCGGCCAAATCAATGGACGAGCTAAAAGTAACTGAAGCAGAGATCGAAGCAGCTGTTGCTCAGATCCCTGCTGAAACACTGGAAGCATTGCAGCTTGCCCATGATCGTATTCGTTCCCACCATCAAAAACAGCTGCCGGAAAGCTACACCTATAAAGACGCAATCGGCGTAGAACTGGGTGCAATCTGGACTGCAGTGGAAGCTGTCGGTGTCTACGTACCAGGCGGCCTTGCCAGTTACCCATCCTCCGTTCTCATGAACGTTGTTCCTGCAAAGGTAGCGGGCGTTGAGCGGATCGTGATGGTGGTTCCAAGCCCGGACAACGTGCTGAACCCACTGGTTCTTGCTGCTGCTAAGATGTCCGGCGTCTCTGAGATTTACCGCATCGGTGGTGCTCAGGCGGTTGGCGCGCTGGCATATGGCACGGAGACAATCGCGCCGGTCTCCAAGATTGTCGGCCCGGGCAACGCATTCGTTTCCGCAGCAAAGCGTCGAGTGTTTGGCACTGTCGGCATCGATATGATCGCTGGTCCTTCCGAGATCCTTGTGGTTGCAGACAAAGACAACAACCCGGATTGGGTCGCTGTCGACCTTCTGTCTCAGGCAGAGCATGATCCGGTTGCGCAGTCCATTCTCATCACTGACAGTGAAGAACTGGCACAAGCCGTTGAAGAAGCTGTTGAGCGTCAGCTGACCACGCTGCCACGGGCAGACGTAGCCCGCCAGAGCTGGAATGACTTTGGCGCTATCATCACCGTCGATAATTTGGAAGATGCCATGGTGCTGTCCAACCGCTTCGCACCAGAGCACCTTGAGCTCTGTGTTGATGATCCGGATGCGCTGCTGCCGAAGATGCGAAACGCTGGCGCTGTGTTTGTTGGCCGTTACACACCAGAAGCAATCGGCGATTATGTTGGTGGCTCCAACCACGTGTTGCCAACGGCACGCTCTGCTCGCTTCTCTTCTGGCCTTTCCACGCTGGAGTTTGTGAAAAGAACATCGCTCTTGCGCTGTAATCCGGAAAACCTGGCGCAGATCGGTCCGGCTGCCGTCACCCTTGCAGAGGTCGAGGGCTTGCAGGCACATGGACGTTCAGTCTCTATTCGCTTAAATCACTAG
- a CDS encoding UPF0262 family protein has protein sequence MNKEVPVNEEQRQQGGERLFEVVLDRDSIVRADKDVERERKIAIFDLVEENMFSPVGPDLGPYRLDLAMIKRKLVLGIRDEMGSEIATHILSLTPFRKIIKDYFMICESYYDAIRSASPKQIEAIDMGRRGLHDDGACILEERLKGKITIDHQTARRLFTLICALQHRG, from the coding sequence ATGAACAAGGAAGTCCCTGTAAACGAAGAACAGAGACAACAAGGAGGAGAACGCCTCTTTGAGGTGGTTCTTGACCGGGATTCGATTGTGCGCGCTGACAAGGACGTCGAGCGCGAGCGGAAAATTGCGATCTTTGATCTGGTAGAAGAAAACATGTTTTCTCCGGTCGGGCCCGATCTGGGCCCGTACCGACTGGATCTGGCGATGATCAAGCGCAAGCTTGTGCTTGGAATTCGAGATGAAATGGGCAGCGAAATCGCAACTCATATCCTCTCGCTCACGCCTTTCCGGAAGATTATCAAAGACTACTTCATGATCTGTGAGAGCTACTACGATGCTATTCGAAGTGCCTCACCTAAGCAGATCGAAGCCATCGATATGGGGCGCCGTGGGCTGCACGACGATGGTGCCTGCATATTGGAAGAGCGCCTGAAGGGGAAAATCACCATCGACCATCAAACTGCCCGACGTCTGTTTACGCTTATTTGCGCCTTGCAGCATCGGGGGTAA